The proteins below come from a single Deinococcus aestuarii genomic window:
- a CDS encoding J domain-containing protein: protein MSTERPPVLFRLLHLLGLLGARKEAVTFSPDVRGARMLAAATVAFTVLLFAQLALGLRGAVPLALALVVFALSLRSLDQVGRLLALALLVILFLLARLLSENTAVLLVAPVLAFLALRHLAVHRRALGFDRALGRLAGSLGEGWKVYLPRDPQASHVARVLVSPEGQTFFLGVTPGRAEQRYGTPHVNWRDVTADTVRSLAARDPGVVSRGQHVLWVVKPPQAQGDYETTAEHGVSTVIGTADDLAGQLQTWSGMRRNLEQSAPKPSPAEFGRQVEAEAVQELYNLMPPEWEMIPNLLLTSGGDADAILMSPAGEKYVVDVKARTDRMDLQAPKGDRVKSWQEIHDQVRHAARQLQGVPVVWQPRARDTDFSLMGEVWCLRGGAADLLEALETLGGTGGGGEPHEVLGVGPDASPEEIRAAYRDLAKKYHPDRVGHLGPEFRQLAERRMQAINAAYRKLLG from the coding sequence ATGTCCACTGAGCGTCCCCCCGTCCTGTTCCGGCTCCTGCATCTCCTGGGCTTGCTGGGCGCCAGGAAGGAGGCGGTGACCTTCAGCCCGGACGTCCGGGGCGCCCGGATGCTCGCGGCGGCGACGGTGGCGTTCACCGTTCTGCTGTTCGCGCAACTGGCCCTGGGGCTTCGCGGCGCGGTTCCCCTGGCCCTCGCCCTGGTGGTCTTCGCCCTGAGCCTGCGCTCCCTGGACCAGGTGGGGCGCTTGCTCGCGCTCGCGCTGCTGGTGATCCTCTTCCTGTTGGCTCGGCTGTTGTCCGAGAACACCGCCGTGCTGCTCGTCGCGCCGGTTCTGGCGTTTCTGGCCCTGCGTCACCTGGCGGTGCATCGCCGGGCGCTGGGGTTCGACCGCGCCCTTGGACGCCTGGCTGGAAGCCTGGGGGAGGGGTGGAAGGTTTACCTGCCCAGGGACCCGCAGGCCTCCCACGTCGCGCGGGTTCTGGTGAGCCCGGAGGGCCAGACTTTCTTTCTGGGTGTCACGCCGGGGCGGGCGGAGCAGCGGTATGGCACGCCGCACGTGAACTGGCGGGACGTGACGGCCGACACCGTGCGTTCCCTGGCCGCCCGTGACCCCGGGGTGGTGAGCCGTGGCCAGCACGTTCTGTGGGTGGTCAAGCCCCCACAGGCCCAGGGCGACTATGAGACCACTGCCGAGCATGGGGTCAGCACGGTGATCGGCACGGCCGACGACCTCGCCGGGCAGTTACAGACCTGGTCCGGGATGCGGCGCAACCTCGAGCAGTCCGCACCCAAGCCATCCCCCGCAGAGTTCGGGCGGCAGGTCGAGGCGGAGGCGGTGCAGGAACTGTACAACCTCATGCCGCCCGAGTGGGAGATGATCCCGAACCTGCTGCTGACCTCGGGGGGCGACGCGGACGCCATCCTCATGTCACCGGCGGGGGAGAAGTACGTGGTGGACGTGAAGGCCAGGACGGACCGGATGGACCTCCAGGCGCCGAAAGGGGACCGGGTGAAGTCGTGGCAGGAGATTCACGACCAGGTGCGGCACGCGGCACGTCAGCTTCAGGGCGTGCCCGTGGTCTGGCAGCCGCGCGCCCGGGACACGGACTTCTCTCTGATGGGCGAGGTGTGGTGCCTGCGTGGGGGGGCGGCGGACCTGCTCGAGGCGTTGGAGACGTTGGGGGGGACGGGCGGCGGGGGGGAACCGCATGAGGTGCTGGGGGTGGGACCGGACGCCTCGCCCGAGGAGATCCGGGCGGCGTACCGGGACCTGGCCAAGAAGTACCATCCGGACCGGGTCGGGCATCTGGGGCCGGAGTTCCGCCAGTTGGCCGAGCGGCGGATGCAGGCGATCAATGCGGCCTACCGCAAGCTCCTGGGCTGA
- a CDS encoding P1 family peptidase, with product MGRSRQGGRWARGREECGRQHGRSRHGLKGGIATGRRQVAQEARPPRVGVLVQVNRGRRAELRVPGLPVGRVLTEESAPIPATEAPLLLHPCERLVRWAGVGLARRGRVRRQQR from the coding sequence CTGGGCCGCTCCCGACAGGGCGGCCGGTGGGCCCGTGGCCGAGAGGAATGTGGGCGGCAGCACGGAAGGAGCCGTCACGGCCTCAAGGGCGGCATCGCCACTGGCCGCCGCCAGGTGGCCCAGGAGGCGAGACCCCCACGGGTGGGTGTTCTGGTGCAGGTTAACCGCGGCCGCCGGGCGGAGTTGCGGGTGCCGGGCCTGCCCGTGGGGCGGGTGCTGACGGAGGAGAGCGCGCCCATCCCCGCCACCGAGGCCCCCTTGCTGCTGCATCCCTGCGAACGGCTCGTCCGGTGGGCGGGCGTGGGTCTGGCGCGCCGGGGGAGGGTGCGACGACAGCAGCGGTGA
- a CDS encoding nucleotidyl transferase AbiEii/AbiGii toxin family protein, whose amino-acid sequence MRYKTPAAFRRALSDRLRTLAEDNGEDLAHLQRRLAYERFLARLNRVHGDAYVLKGGYALELRLGGHARATKDLDFNAPPRPAEDIFDDLADAAEADLGDFFLFTVTPPQAGRGALQGPPEGGRRFRVEAQLDGKPYTWFLVDVGQGDTLINAPERLPARIDLAFAELDSPAMYSYPLPEHFAEKLHAYTRPRPNDVRTRVKDLFDLSLIIGELRLAPGPDVQHVIHDVFTRYSTHPLPRPDELRPPPEEWRAPFAALARDADHAVTDMSVAYQHIVIFLERCLSPTDVPPSST is encoded by the coding sequence GTGAGGTACAAGACGCCGGCTGCCTTCCGCCGGGCCCTGAGCGATCGCCTCCGCACCCTCGCTGAGGACAACGGTGAGGATCTCGCCCATCTCCAACGTCGGCTCGCGTACGAGCGATTCCTGGCCCGCCTCAACCGTGTTCACGGGGACGCGTACGTTCTGAAGGGTGGCTACGCTCTCGAACTCCGCCTCGGCGGCCATGCCCGTGCCACCAAGGACCTTGACTTCAACGCTCCGCCCAGACCCGCCGAGGACATCTTCGATGATCTTGCCGATGCCGCAGAAGCCGACCTCGGCGACTTTTTCCTCTTCACCGTCACGCCTCCCCAGGCGGGCCGGGGCGCTCTTCAGGGCCCTCCGGAAGGAGGCCGGCGTTTCCGGGTCGAGGCGCAACTCGACGGGAAGCCCTACACGTGGTTCCTCGTCGATGTCGGCCAGGGCGACACGCTGATCAACGCCCCTGAGCGCCTGCCAGCCCGCATCGACCTGGCCTTTGCCGAACTCGACTCGCCCGCGATGTACAGCTACCCCCTTCCCGAGCACTTCGCGGAGAAGCTCCACGCGTACACCCGTCCCCGACCCAACGACGTCCGCACCCGCGTCAAGGATCTGTTCGACCTCAGCCTCATCATCGGTGAACTTCGTCTGGCGCCCGGTCCCGACGTCCAACACGTCATCCACGACGTCTTCACCCGCTACAGCACCCATCCGCTGCCCAGGCCCGACGAGCTGCGTCCTCCCCCTGAGGAGTGGCGTGCCCCCTTCGCGGCGCTCGCCCGCGACGCCGACCACGCGGTCACGGACATGAGTGTCGCCTACCAGCACATCGTCATCTTCCTCGAGAGGTGTCTCTCTCCAACCGATGTGCCCCCTTCTTCCACCTGA
- a CDS encoding helix-turn-helix domain-containing protein: MNERLKAKMELAASLLNDDGTVTPADRLPEGLLTQESRAGIEADYQDALNAENLAHAWKIARQRAQITAKELARRRQLTKGRLSQIENASHNPTVTSLAEHADALGYTVKVVLVPRHAGQRIEVPIYPHAPQAAD; this comes from the coding sequence ATGAACGAGCGCCTGAAAGCAAAGATGGAGTTGGCCGCGAGCCTCCTGAATGACGACGGAACGGTCACCCCGGCAGACAGGCTGCCGGAAGGCCTGTTGACCCAGGAAAGCCGGGCGGGGATCGAGGCCGACTATCAGGACGCCTTGAACGCCGAGAACCTCGCTCACGCCTGGAAGATCGCCCGGCAGCGGGCCCAGATCACGGCCAAGGAACTGGCCAGGCGGCGCCAGTTGACCAAGGGCAGGCTTTCGCAGATCGAGAACGCCTCCCACAACCCGACGGTGACCTCCCTGGCCGAACACGCGGACGCGCTCGGCTACACGGTCAAGGTCGTGCTCGTGCCGCGCCATGCGGGCCAGCGAATCGAGGTGCCGATTTACCCCCACGCGCCTCAGGCCGCTGATTGA
- a CDS encoding type IV toxin-antitoxin system AbiEi family antitoxin domain-containing protein, with amino-acid sequence MTQQHRRQLFEVADGQAGYFSAKQAEAAGFSRRLQHHYARLGEWLHPERGIYRLRDYPEGNADQFARLTLWSRDLHDQPQAVVSHDTALRHHDLSDHDPSRVHLTVPPGFRKVPPRGVVLHRARLAPQDTQPAGGYRVTTPARTLLDLADSPLSPEHLHRAVQEASARGLIRPRRLLAAAQDLPPAARRRLLSALEAL; translated from the coding sequence GTGACTCAGCAACACCGGCGGCAACTGTTCGAGGTCGCCGACGGCCAGGCCGGCTATTTCAGCGCCAAGCAGGCCGAGGCGGCCGGCTTCTCCCGTCGCCTCCAGCACCACTACGCCCGCCTCGGCGAATGGCTGCATCCCGAGCGCGGCATCTACCGCCTGCGTGACTATCCCGAGGGCAACGCTGATCAGTTCGCCCGCCTCACCCTCTGGAGCCGCGACCTCCACGACCAGCCCCAGGCGGTCGTCTCCCACGACACCGCCCTGCGTCACCACGACCTCAGCGATCACGATCCCAGCCGGGTGCACCTGACGGTCCCGCCCGGTTTCCGCAAGGTCCCACCGCGTGGGGTGGTCCTCCACCGGGCCCGCCTCGCGCCCCAGGACACCCAGCCCGCCGGCGGGTACCGCGTGACGACCCCCGCGCGCACGCTCCTCGATCTGGCGGACAGCCCCCTCAGCCCAGAACACCTGCACCGCGCCGTTCAGGAGGCCTCAGCACGTGGGCTGATCCGCCCACGCCGCCTCCTGGCCGCCGCCCAGGACCTGCCGCCCGCCGCCCGCCGCCGCCTGCTGAGCGCGCTGGAGGCCTTGTGA
- a CDS encoding HNH endonuclease, with the protein MGGVGRSLPTHRVVWLLAGRTIPDDLVLDHPCRNRRCRNPAQGSRQPGEHPARGDGVGSARPRVVLPAGARVWG; encoded by the coding sequence ATGGGGGGGGTGGGCCGCAGCCTCCCCACTCACCGGGTGGTCTGGCTGCTGGCCGGACGCACGATCCCCGACGACCTGGTGCTCGACCACCCTTGTCGCAACCGGCGCTGCCGCAATCCGGCTCAAGGCAGTCGCCAGCCCGGAGAACACCCTGCGCGGGGAGACGGCGTCGGCTCGGCACGCCCGCGTGTTGTACTGCCCGCGGGGGCACGGGTATGGGGGTGA
- a CDS encoding ATP-binding protein, producing the protein MTEFAKIERERQTTEAFMEKLRARGLVKPPQRLPDRHAEAIDGALALALEPEEPRRLYATPEQYRGWAQDPVTLTLDLHAEHCQAGMILVGEGAQVSSLVCPNCQAQGRAVELRKRLVAAGVDGRYLDVEWADLEQLAPLDRLARACGDIRGILDEGESLLLWSEGTGSGKTQAAMLAAKAAIAGHRTALVVNIARLAVEIRDGYGDRSGAALKESAVQRLLAAPDLLVIDDLGAGESDSAAIERRLLFLALDERQMHRRSTVVTSNLRPEELAVTFGARILARLSPLTIIHINHGKNFRLKPGRKSRW; encoded by the coding sequence ATGACTGAGTTCGCCAAGATCGAGCGCGAGCGCCAGACGACCGAGGCGTTCATGGAGAAACTTCGTGCCCGTGGGTTGGTGAAGCCCCCTCAGCGGCTCCCCGACCGGCACGCTGAGGCCATCGACGGCGCGCTGGCGTTGGCCCTGGAGCCCGAGGAGCCGCGCCGCCTGTACGCGACGCCCGAACAATACCGGGGCTGGGCGCAGGACCCCGTCACCCTCACGCTGGACCTGCACGCCGAGCACTGCCAGGCAGGCATGATCCTGGTGGGGGAGGGGGCGCAGGTGAGTTCGCTGGTGTGCCCCAATTGCCAGGCGCAGGGCCGTGCGGTGGAGCTGCGCAAGCGACTGGTCGCCGCAGGCGTGGACGGCCGTTACCTGGACGTGGAGTGGGCGGATTTGGAGCAGCTCGCACCGCTCGACCGCCTGGCTCGCGCTTGCGGGGACATCCGGGGCATCCTCGATGAGGGGGAGAGCCTGCTGCTGTGGAGCGAGGGCACCGGCAGCGGCAAGACGCAGGCGGCGATGCTCGCGGCGAAGGCGGCCATCGCGGGACATCGGACGGCGCTCGTAGTCAATATCGCCCGCCTCGCGGTGGAGATTCGTGACGGGTACGGCGACCGCAGCGGGGCGGCCCTGAAGGAGTCGGCGGTCCAAAGGCTACTCGCGGCACCGGACCTGCTGGTGATTGACGACCTGGGCGCAGGCGAGTCGGACAGTGCGGCCATCGAACGCCGACTGCTGTTCCTGGCTTTGGATGAGCGGCAGATGCACCGGCGCAGCACAGTCGTGACGAGCAACCTGCGCCCCGAGGAACTGGCGGTCACCTTCGGAGCGCGCATTCTGGCCCGTCTGTCTCCCCTGACCATTATCCATATCAACCACGGAAAGAACTTCCGCCTGAAACCCGGGAGGAAGAGCCGATGGTGA
- a CDS encoding type II toxin-antitoxin system PemK/MazF family toxin, with translation MSGVAVGDVLKVQFPAQRPPGHEQTGSRPAVVVGLPDRVGVSRFPALVVVPLTSNVGGYASTSPALYPVLAAGQGGLTVPSVALVDNVRALDVLRILGRLGTLTPDESAPIRAALTAMFDL, from the coding sequence TTGAGCGGCGTCGCGGTGGGCGACGTGCTCAAGGTGCAGTTCCCGGCCCAGCGACCGCCCGGCCACGAGCAGACCGGCAGCCGACCGGCCGTCGTCGTGGGACTTCCCGACCGGGTGGGGGTGTCACGCTTCCCGGCGCTGGTCGTGGTGCCGCTGACCTCGAATGTGGGCGGGTACGCGAGCACCTCTCCGGCGCTGTACCCGGTGCTGGCCGCGGGCCAGGGCGGGTTGACGGTCCCGAGCGTGGCGTTGGTGGACAACGTGCGGGCGCTGGACGTCTTACGGATCCTGGGACGCCTGGGGACCCTGACGCCCGACGAGTCTGCCCCGATCCGGGCGGCGCTGACCGCCATGTTCGACCTGTAG
- a CDS encoding FUSC family protein, translating to MSIRRRKKTRAFTQINNDALRNPALSLKAKGLLAVMMSCPEDWQFYMNWLQQQSRDGKEAHQSAMKELQQHGYVVRQRGNGEDGRLEWEYLVDDEPTGKPTPTMTGKPGHGDAPTMTGFTVHGSTIHGEPATTNMDSTKTDSIKTENIQREEATLPTRSNPTQGTLPDILPPELPVPDGASEGFPVPVQVRAQIPTSHNDEATSSEKILGGAAPRGRELQTSEEYLRRKLGPPLVDRLLEEIQPLGVNRRADWFALPLARVEELEAEARRTHEAHKVKVSTRLKDLLDEECRRVGLLARSAPPKDRPEPAPDPNADPMAALLAGASLNGNRGRR from the coding sequence ATGAGCATTCGTCGTCGAAAGAAGACCCGGGCGTTCACGCAGATCAACAACGACGCCCTGCGCAACCCCGCCCTCAGCCTGAAGGCCAAGGGGCTGCTCGCCGTGATGATGAGCTGCCCCGAAGACTGGCAGTTCTACATGAACTGGCTTCAGCAGCAAAGCCGTGACGGCAAGGAAGCCCACCAGTCCGCCATGAAGGAATTGCAACAGCACGGCTACGTCGTCCGGCAGCGCGGAAACGGCGAGGACGGCCGGCTGGAGTGGGAGTATCTGGTGGACGATGAGCCGACCGGGAAACCCACACCCACCATGACGGGTAAACCCGGTCATGGTGACGCGCCGACCATGACTGGGTTTACCGTGCATGGTTCGACCATTCACGGTGAACCCGCCACTACAAATATGGATTCCACCAAAACGGATTCCATAAAGACAGAGAACATTCAAAGAGAGGAGGCCACGCTTCCCACGCGCTCTAACCCCACACAGGGAACTCTGCCGGACATCCTCCCACCCGAACTCCCGGTGCCTGACGGGGCCAGTGAGGGTTTCCCGGTCCCTGTTCAGGTTCGAGCTCAGATCCCCACAAGCCATAACGATGAAGCCACGTCCTCCGAAAAAATTCTGGGCGGCGCGGCGCCGCGCGGACGCGAGCTGCAGACGTCCGAGGAGTATCTGCGGCGCAAGCTCGGCCCCCCGTTGGTGGACCGGTTGCTCGAGGAAATCCAGCCGCTCGGGGTAAACCGCCGCGCGGACTGGTTCGCGCTGCCGCTCGCCCGGGTGGAGGAGCTGGAGGCCGAGGCGCGGCGGACCCACGAGGCGCACAAGGTCAAGGTGTCCACACGGCTCAAAGACCTGCTCGACGAGGAGTGTCGGCGGGTGGGTCTTCTGGCCCGGTCCGCCCCTCCGAAGGATAGGCCGGAGCCCGCCCCCGACCCCAATGCCGACCCGATGGCCGCGTTGCTGGCCGGAGCGAGCCTGAACGGCAACCGGGGCCGCCGATGA
- a CDS encoding replication initiator protein A, with the protein MKKDRQLALPKVDERNFARLGVVSIQTRLDDEASRSWSSAFEVAGRSFGVAAEAPHGRPRGIDTNVVIGIESLFAARSCPEDNRLHTTAYELRAASFLPLNGKSFHRLRESLDRLWYTSVTVTDGWHLPDGRKLRNVKRMRLINDLSYWDIDGGDSFEATRELVPNATLTIQLGTQMANSIRSGFTQALEHKILTGIEQPPARALYRLLEAHRYADTGEQRRSLAVRLEDWRLACGITDGKPSKMLRALSEAHEELAAQGYLRDVRVGGSRTTTELTYDFASLDDPDPALVRLLVESGVAAPAANKLAKEKGDRVEEVVRYVQDIMREKPGSVRKPGGLINDMLQRPEKYVLDARPPAADPEGRREESRARIRAAEDEAQQRTDRERRDLLAAPPEVQWERTRRSLKLLLGKQLPGVQWDALEGACLGGQVHAGALLQDLSAAQARLELQAFVDDLRDKLA; encoded by the coding sequence ATGAAAAAGGACCGGCAACTGGCACTGCCCAAAGTGGACGAGCGAAACTTCGCGCGCCTCGGCGTCGTAAGCATCCAGACCCGGCTGGACGACGAGGCCAGCCGGTCCTGGAGCAGCGCGTTCGAGGTCGCCGGCCGGTCCTTTGGCGTCGCGGCGGAGGCCCCACACGGTCGTCCCAGGGGGATCGACACGAACGTCGTGATCGGCATCGAGAGCCTGTTCGCGGCCCGGTCGTGTCCCGAGGACAACCGACTGCATACGACGGCCTACGAGTTGCGCGCCGCGAGTTTCCTGCCACTGAACGGCAAGAGCTTCCACCGGCTGCGCGAGTCCCTCGACCGCCTGTGGTACACCAGCGTGACGGTGACGGATGGCTGGCACCTCCCGGATGGGCGCAAGCTGCGCAATGTCAAGCGCATGCGGCTGATCAACGACCTGAGCTACTGGGACATCGACGGCGGTGACAGCTTCGAGGCCACCCGCGAACTCGTGCCGAACGCCACGCTCACGATCCAGCTTGGCACGCAGATGGCGAACAGCATCCGCAGTGGGTTTACCCAGGCGCTGGAACACAAGATCCTCACGGGCATCGAGCAGCCGCCCGCGCGCGCCCTGTACCGGCTGCTGGAAGCGCACCGGTATGCCGACACCGGGGAACAGCGGCGGTCCCTGGCCGTCAGGCTCGAAGACTGGCGCCTGGCCTGCGGCATTACGGACGGCAAGCCCAGCAAGATGCTGCGCGCGTTGAGCGAGGCGCACGAGGAGCTGGCCGCCCAGGGCTACCTGCGGGACGTCCGCGTCGGTGGGTCCAGGACCACCACGGAGCTTACCTACGACTTCGCCAGCCTCGACGACCCGGATCCGGCGCTGGTGCGCCTGTTGGTCGAGAGCGGGGTGGCGGCCCCGGCGGCCAACAAGCTCGCCAAGGAAAAGGGCGACCGGGTGGAGGAGGTGGTGCGCTACGTGCAGGACATCATGCGCGAGAAGCCCGGAAGTGTCCGCAAGCCGGGCGGCCTGATCAACGACATGCTGCAGCGTCCGGAGAAGTATGTGCTGGACGCCCGACCTCCTGCCGCCGACCCCGAGGGACGCCGCGAGGAGAGCCGGGCCCGCATCCGGGCCGCAGAGGACGAGGCCCAGCAGCGCACCGACCGAGAGCGCCGCGACCTCCTGGCTGCTCCTCCAGAGGTGCAGTGGGAACGCACCCGGCGCTCGTTGAAGCTGCTGCTCGGCAAGCAGTTGCCCGGCGTGCAGTGGGACGCCCTGGAAGGCGCGTGCCTGGGCGGGCAGGTGCACGCGGGGGCGCTGTTGCAGGACCTCAGTGCGGCTCAGGCCCGACTTGAACTGCAGGCCTTTGTGGACGACCTGCGGGACAAGCTGGCCTGA
- a CDS encoding helix-turn-helix domain-containing protein, giving the protein MRAVEFTLKRYLNTHGLTAYRLAQATEGRVSRRTVYALARGEVTRVDLGTLGAVITALEELTGEEVTPADLLAAVTVPEPDTEAAEWAAADLMPDLEPYDWGEGGEPSGEPVRYVPGVGFVVGEA; this is encoded by the coding sequence ATGCGCGCCGTCGAATTCACGCTCAAGCGCTACCTGAACACCCACGGCCTGACCGCGTACCGCCTCGCCCAGGCCACGGAGGGGCGCGTCAGCCGCCGCACTGTCTACGCCCTCGCGCGCGGCGAGGTCACCCGCGTGGACCTGGGCACCCTCGGCGCCGTCATCACCGCGCTGGAGGAACTCACCGGCGAGGAAGTCACGCCCGCCGACCTCCTCGCCGCCGTCACCGTGCCCGAACCCGACACCGAGGCGGCGGAGTGGGCCGCCGCCGACCTGATGCCCGATCTCGAGCCCTACGACTGGGGCGAGGGTGGCGAGCCGAGCGGCGAGCCGGTGCGGTACGTGCCGGGCGTGGGCTTCGTGGTGGGGGAGGCTTGA
- a CDS encoding helix-turn-helix domain-containing protein, with protein sequence MPPRKRQARPEHLAFQVALGELIRAGRKPSYNQDDFADRVGVYRSHMGLIEQGKLDLRLSTLLAVAEALDLPLSELIRQVEARLVEDDRSPTSPSDRG encoded by the coding sequence ATGCCGCCACGCAAGCGCCAGGCCCGCCCCGAACACCTCGCCTTCCAGGTTGCGCTGGGCGAGCTGATCCGCGCCGGGCGCAAGCCTTCGTACAATCAGGACGACTTCGCGGACCGGGTGGGGGTGTACCGCAGCCACATGGGATTGATCGAGCAGGGCAAGCTCGATCTGCGCCTCTCCACCCTGCTCGCGGTGGCCGAGGCACTCGACCTGCCCCTGTCCGAACTCATCCGGCAGGTCGAGGCCCGGCTGGTGGAGGACGACCGCTCCCCTACTTCCCCATCAGATCGCGGGTGA
- a CDS encoding type IV toxin-antitoxin system AbiEi family antitoxin domain-containing protein codes for MTALTPSSLKQLRVLFEARGGYLTAREVRVRTLANPARTRRWKYPASRPPAGLPQRMHREHGFHTEQLSRLVALGDIERVQRGVYRLLDDQVPFGAAEELLEVQLRVPFARPCLVSALHLHGLTTTRPARLQFAIPRNRTFPEMEGLPTEVFYFGERAYTTGTLDLPVAGRSLTTYTPEKTLADLLKYAPRFGRDLIPRGAQELSAPPQSGHPCAP; via the coding sequence ATGACCGCCCTGACCCCCTCCTCCCTCAAGCAATTGCGTGTCCTCTTCGAGGCGCGCGGCGGCTACCTCACGGCCCGAGAGGTCCGCGTGCGTACGCTAGCTAATCCGGCCCGCACCCGCCGCTGGAAGTATCCGGCCTCCAGGCCGCCCGCCGGATTACCCCAGCGTATGCACCGCGAACACGGTTTCCACACTGAGCAGCTCTCACGCCTCGTAGCACTGGGCGATATCGAGCGGGTCCAGCGGGGTGTCTACCGTCTCCTCGACGATCAGGTGCCCTTCGGCGCCGCCGAGGAGCTGCTGGAGGTGCAACTGCGCGTTCCCTTCGCCCGCCCCTGCCTCGTCTCCGCCCTCCATCTGCACGGCCTCACCACCACCCGACCGGCCCGGCTGCAGTTCGCCATCCCCCGCAATCGCACCTTTCCAGAGATGGAGGGGCTTCCTACCGAGGTCTTCTACTTCGGTGAGCGCGCTTACACTACGGGGACGCTCGACCTGCCCGTCGCCGGGCGGAGCCTCACGACCTACACCCCGGAAAAGACGCTCGCCGACCTGCTGAAGTATGCCCCCAGGTTCGGGCGGGACCTCATACCTCGAGGGGCTCAAGAACTATCTGCGCCGCCGCAGAGCGGGCACCCATGCGCTCCATGA